A stretch of Natator depressus isolate rNatDep1 chromosome 2, rNatDep2.hap1, whole genome shotgun sequence DNA encodes these proteins:
- the LOC141983030 gene encoding vitelline membrane outer layer protein 1 homolog, which yields MGYKGQSAVTSAMAHTTSSSCYKMQASPILLLVGLAYVSPVFGEREIRANGTFSDRKYYSSINVTNGGPWGTWTWIDMCPEHFYATGYSVKVEEYRGASDDTALNGIRLFCIQINSTNSAVYTVESDSGKFGQWSGITWCPTGFLTSFQLKVEEPQGILDDTAANSIKFRCSSGAIIEGTGGSFGDYGGWSNSCTRGGICGIETKQEPYHNIFIDDTALNDVRFFCCD from the exons ATGGGGTATAAAGGACAGAGTGCAGTAACTAGTGCTATGGCTCACACTACTTCATCCAGCTGTTATAAAATGCAGGCCAGTCCTATTCTCCTTTTGGTTGGCTTAGCCTATGTCTCCCCAGTCTTTGGTGAAAGAGAAATCCGCGCTAATGGCACTTTCTCAGACAGAAAGTATTACAGCTCAATAAACGTCACTAATGGAGGACCTTGGGGCACTTGGACATGGATTGATATGTGCCCAGAACATTTCTATGCTACGGGATATAGCGTAAAG GTGGAGGAGTATCGAGGAGCTAGTGATGACACTGCACTAAATGGGATCCGTTTATTTTGCATACAAATCAACAGTACGAATAGTGCTGTCTATACCGTTGAATCTGATTCTGGAAA GTTTGGGCAATGGTCAGGAATCACTTGGTGTCCAACTGGGTTCCTAACATCCTTTCAGCTGAAAGTTGAAGAGCCACAAGGAATTTTAGACGATACAGCCGCTAACAGTATCAAATTCCGCTGTAGCAGTGGTGCTATCATAGAAGGAACAGGCGGTAGTTTTGGTGATTATGGTGGATGGAGTAATTCGTGCACAAGAGGTGGAATTTGTGGCATTGAAACCAAACAGGAACCATACCATAATATTTTTATTGATGACACAGCACTCAATGATGTTCGTTTCTTCTGTTGTGACTGA